A section of the Deltaproteobacteria bacterium genome encodes:
- a CDS encoding acyl-CoA dehydrogenase C-terminal domain-containing protein translates to MKKGSYFMILLAEMNATIARYADNPNLMDMAQKTQAAVNDLVEAGMYFAGCGKEGKFLVPVSQAYPFLMMMGKVVSAWLLLWQAGVADEKTDALCENAGVDRRDPRSWSQFLKENKDAAFYAGKTASLKFFVNHILPEVNATLRSIKSDDISMLEIAEESFAW, encoded by the coding sequence ATGAAAAAAGGAAGCTACTTCATGATCCTGCTTGCTGAAATGAACGCCACCATAGCCCGGTATGCAGATAATCCAAACCTCATGGATATGGCACAGAAGACACAGGCAGCCGTGAACGACCTGGTCGAGGCCGGCATGTATTTTGCCGGTTGCGGCAAGGAAGGGAAGTTCCTGGTGCCGGTTTCACAGGCCTATCCATTTCTGATGATGATGGGAAAGGTCGTCTCGGCATGGCTGTTGCTCTGGCAGGCCGGGGTCGCCGACGAAAAGACGGACGCGTTGTGCGAAAACGCCGGCGTCGATCGCCGTGATCCTCGATCGTGGTCGCAATTCCTGAAGGAAAACAAGGACGCCGCGTTTTATGCGGGTAAAACGGCAAGCCTGAAGTTTTTTGTGAACCACATACTGCCCGAAGTGAATGCGACGCTGAGATCGATCAAGAGCGATGATATTTCCATGCTGGAAATCGCCGAGGAAAGTTTCGCCTGGTAG
- a CDS encoding NAD(P)-binding protein: MAKKYDVIVIGSGIAGMGAAALLAKNFGKKVLVAEKAPFIGGRSLSMVGKGDRMTVDGLELDVNGFRQMWEYNGTWPFAAKGFPAIEECFQKGLFDGYTMDSGHGLFWGNRSRVRCLLDYLDVPVDLPTNTGFAYIDYRGGNRFYQVGKGEAYGWMSPQEYGETIEQLRAMAMTDYASLKSLMKISLQDWLEQRKINPKTYAYIKNLAASQTVQNDLSMTPAGDFLGYQAMARDIKMNLVDGSVGTISNPGVTAIPLAMEECLNSFGGKVLRNTPVEQVIVEKGTARGVILRTRKGFETIYADRIICNLMPKAIFSIIHPRHFDHEFVSAVRTKFFTPSLLTGMIGLKRNVLEEKGIDERSFIYMPDVVGPEEGFRGGAVDVVMWNMSSSAGKSVARPSICRDHGRAPDGERDYCFSLPLLDYEMNNPDKVKRLTEFCENWFKRTFRSWKEDVKFFIWTACDRAYGNWRPVGMERPDVTSPHIGNLFFTGDQYGKRMWGGGVDGAGLCAVMTVDAMMGTRLEEQIFPVYHRGVPEDKVWE; this comes from the coding sequence ATGGCGAAAAAGTATGACGTGATCGTAATAGGTTCAGGTATCGCCGGTATGGGGGCCGCAGCTCTTTTAGCGAAGAATTTTGGGAAAAAGGTACTGGTAGCCGAAAAGGCCCCCTTTATCGGTGGCCGCAGCCTCTCCATGGTAGGCAAGGGTGACCGGATGACCGTTGACGGCCTGGAACTCGATGTGAACGGTTTCAGGCAGATGTGGGAGTATAATGGTACCTGGCCCTTTGCCGCGAAGGGGTTTCCTGCCATTGAGGAATGCTTTCAGAAGGGGCTGTTCGACGGCTATACCATGGACAGCGGCCATGGGTTGTTCTGGGGCAACAGGAGCCGCGTGCGCTGCCTGCTGGATTACCTGGATGTTCCCGTCGACCTTCCCACCAACACAGGGTTTGCATACATCGATTACCGGGGGGGTAACCGCTTCTACCAGGTCGGCAAGGGTGAGGCCTACGGATGGATGTCGCCACAGGAATATGGGGAAACGATCGAACAGCTCAGGGCGATGGCGATGACCGATTATGCATCACTGAAATCCCTGATGAAGATTTCTCTCCAGGATTGGCTCGAGCAGCGGAAGATCAATCCGAAAACCTACGCCTATATCAAGAACCTCGCGGCCTCACAAACCGTCCAGAACGATCTTTCCATGACACCGGCCGGCGATTTTCTCGGATATCAGGCGATGGCGCGGGATATCAAAATGAATCTCGTGGACGGTTCCGTCGGTACCATTTCCAACCCCGGTGTCACGGCCATACCGCTGGCCATGGAAGAGTGTCTGAACTCGTTCGGCGGGAAAGTGCTGAGAAACACGCCGGTGGAGCAGGTCATTGTTGAGAAAGGGACCGCTCGGGGTGTTATCCTTCGCACCAGGAAAGGATTTGAAACGATCTATGCCGACCGGATCATCTGTAATCTCATGCCCAAGGCTATCTTCAGCATTATTCACCCCCGTCATTTCGACCACGAGTTCGTGAGCGCCGTCAGAACAAAGTTCTTCACGCCCAGTCTCCTCACGGGGATGATCGGACTGAAGCGGAACGTGCTGGAAGAGAAAGGCATCGATGAACGGAGTTTCATCTACATGCCCGATGTCGTCGGTCCCGAAGAGGGGTTCAGGGGCGGTGCCGTGGACGTGGTCATGTGGAACATGTCTTCCAGTGCCGGCAAGAGCGTGGCTCGGCCGAGCATCTGCAGGGATCATGGAAGGGCTCCCGATGGTGAACGGGATTACTGTTTCTCGCTCCCACTGCTCGATTACGAGATGAACAATCCGGACAAGGTCAAGAGATTGACGGAGTTCTGCGAAAACTGGTTCAAACGGACGTTCCGTTCCTGGAAGGAGGATGTGAAATTCTTCATCTGGACGGCCTGCGACAGGGCGTACGGGAATTGGCGGCCCGTCGGAATGGAGCGCCCTGATGTCACGTCGCCTCATATCGGCAATCTCTTCTTCACGGGTGATCAATACGGTAAGCGGATGTGGGGAGGCGGTGTCGACGGGGCCGGTCTGTGCGCGGTCATGACGGTGGACGCCATGATGGGAACCAGGCTCGAAGAACAGATATTCCCCGTCTACCATCGCGGTGTTCCTGAAGACAAGGTGTGGGAGTAG
- a CDS encoding long-chain fatty acid--CoA ligase, translating to MEHFDEITMAAVFQNRALENGEKACVAYRNGAGEWFDVSWNRMNDMIHEFAYHLLDRGIRHGDKVAVFSPNRFEWWVADMAILSIGAVNIPIYATNTPEEVRYILDDSDARICCAGTEDHLRRVLSVRKALPKLEEVVVFDEIGGTYEGVLTMGEAFEQGRACRDEDEFDRRLKAIRPDDLCTFIYTSGTTGDPKGVMLSHHNIMSNVHQFKARFPEIVTQQHRLPSFLPLSHAVERTAVYYCQVYSANKVCFVKDITTLLEDLQAIRPTFMASVPRVLEKMYDGIHEKVAQAPPLKKKLFEWAKSVGARNLPYICNGKKRGGLFALEYNLADRLIFSKLKKALGLDRIYFIGLGGAPMLPHVLEFFLGIGISCCDAYGLSETSPVVTCNYVGHIRPGTVGMPVPDTEIRIGDDGELLIKGPQVMVGYYKNEAATREAMTSDGYLRSGDIGELDAEGNLRITGRIKDILITSGGKNISPQNLENAMLTSEFIEQVAVIGDSRKYLSALVVPVFEILEPWARKNNIGFTNREELIGREEVKDLFDREIKEKMGPFGRVEQIKKFTLMPFVWTQETGELTPTLKVKRRVLAEKYAKEINAMYMAEQGSKKRLDT from the coding sequence ATGGAACACTTTGATGAGATAACCATGGCAGCGGTTTTTCAGAACAGAGCGCTCGAAAACGGTGAAAAGGCCTGCGTGGCCTACCGGAATGGCGCCGGTGAATGGTTCGATGTTTCCTGGAACCGAATGAATGATATGATCCACGAATTTGCGTATCATCTGCTCGACAGGGGCATCCGGCACGGTGACAAGGTGGCCGTCTTCTCACCGAACCGGTTTGAGTGGTGGGTCGCCGATATGGCCATTCTATCCATCGGGGCCGTCAATATCCCGATCTACGCGACCAACACCCCCGAAGAGGTTCGGTACATACTGGACGATTCGGATGCCCGGATATGCTGTGCCGGCACGGAAGATCACTTGCGTCGCGTCTTGTCCGTCAGAAAAGCACTGCCGAAACTGGAGGAAGTGGTCGTGTTTGACGAGATCGGCGGAACATATGAAGGCGTGCTCACCATGGGGGAAGCCTTTGAGCAGGGAAGGGCCTGCCGGGACGAAGATGAATTCGACCGGCGGCTCAAAGCGATTCGCCCCGACGACCTGTGCACGTTCATTTACACCTCCGGTACCACGGGAGACCCGAAAGGGGTCATGCTCTCACATCATAACATCATGTCCAATGTGCATCAGTTCAAGGCCCGGTTTCCCGAAATAGTGACGCAGCAGCACCGGCTGCCCTCGTTTCTGCCCCTTTCTCATGCCGTGGAACGGACGGCGGTTTATTACTGTCAGGTGTACAGCGCCAACAAGGTCTGCTTTGTAAAGGACATCACCACGCTTCTGGAAGACCTGCAGGCGATCCGTCCCACTTTCATGGCCTCCGTCCCCCGGGTGCTGGAGAAGATGTATGACGGCATTCATGAAAAGGTCGCCCAGGCGCCGCCCCTGAAGAAGAAGCTCTTTGAGTGGGCGAAAAGCGTGGGTGCGAGAAACCTTCCCTATATCTGCAATGGGAAGAAACGCGGCGGTCTTTTCGCCCTTGAGTACAACCTGGCCGACCGGCTGATATTTTCCAAGCTGAAAAAGGCCCTCGGCCTGGACCGGATCTATTTTATCGGCCTTGGCGGGGCTCCCATGCTTCCCCATGTTCTTGAATTTTTCCTGGGCATCGGTATCAGCTGCTGCGACGCATATGGGCTCAGTGAAACGTCACCCGTCGTGACCTGCAATTACGTGGGACACATCAGACCGGGAACGGTCGGCATGCCTGTTCCCGATACGGAGATAAGAATAGGTGATGACGGAGAATTGCTCATTAAGGGTCCCCAGGTCATGGTGGGTTACTACAAGAATGAAGCAGCCACGCGGGAGGCAATGACGAGTGACGGATACCTGAGAAGCGGCGACATTGGTGAACTGGATGCCGAGGGAAATCTCCGTATCACGGGAAGGATAAAGGACATACTCATCACGTCCGGCGGCAAGAACATTTCCCCTCAGAATCTTGAAAATGCCATGCTGACGTCCGAGTTCATCGAACAGGTGGCCGTCATCGGTGACAGCCGAAAGTACCTGTCAGCACTGGTGGTACCTGTCTTTGAAATACTTGAACCCTGGGCGCGAAAGAACAACATCGGTTTCACGAACCGGGAAGAGTTGATAGGCAGGGAAGAGGTGAAGGACCTTTTCGACAGAGAGATCAAAGAAAAGATGGGACCCTTCGGACGGGTTGAGCAGATAAAGAAATTTACCTTGATGCCCTTTGTCTGGACCCAGGAGACGGGTGAGCTGACACCGACGTTGAAGGTGAAACGCCGCGTCCTAGCAGAAAAGTACGCGAAAGAGATCAATGCGATGTACATGGCTGAACAGGGAAGTAAGAAAAGGCTTGACACATGA
- a CDS encoding glucose 1-dehydrogenase has protein sequence MDVSYLSMAGKKTLITGASRGIGKAIALRFADAGADVAVASRKQEALDAVADEIRAMGRTALVVTYHNREADSINALIDRVKKEFGGIDVLVNNAATNPGMGQLIDMDEGMYDQIMLTNLKGYTLLSQAAGKVMKEQESGVIVNISSLGGLTPDWGLGLYCISKAGINMLTRAMAKEMGRYGVRVNAIAPGVVQTRFSQALWTDDSLMKNVLERTPLGRIAQPEEIARIALFLASDASSFMTGQVLVADGGTSL, from the coding sequence ATGGATGTTTCATATCTTTCAATGGCAGGAAAGAAGACGCTGATAACGGGGGCGAGCAGGGGGATTGGAAAAGCCATCGCGCTCCGGTTCGCCGATGCCGGCGCGGATGTTGCCGTGGCAAGCCGGAAACAGGAAGCTCTGGACGCTGTGGCCGATGAGATCCGGGCAATGGGAAGAACGGCGCTTGTCGTCACCTATCATAATCGTGAAGCGGACAGCATCAATGCCCTTATTGACAGAGTGAAAAAGGAGTTCGGCGGGATCGACGTGCTGGTGAACAACGCGGCTACCAATCCCGGAATGGGGCAGTTGATAGACATGGATGAGGGGATGTACGATCAGATCATGCTCACGAACCTCAAGGGCTACACTCTTCTGAGCCAGGCAGCGGGAAAGGTGATGAAGGAGCAGGAGTCGGGTGTTATCGTCAACATATCCTCTCTGGGCGGCCTTACCCCGGACTGGGGGCTGGGATTGTACTGCATCAGCAAGGCCGGCATCAATATGCTCACACGTGCCATGGCGAAGGAAATGGGCCGCTATGGTGTAAGGGTCAATGCCATAGCACCCGGTGTCGTGCAGACCCGCTTTTCCCAGGCACTCTGGACGGATGATTCCCTGATGAAGAACGTCCTGGAACGGACGCCCCTGGGCAGGATCGCCCAGCCCGAAGAGATCGCCCGGATCGCCCTGTTCCTCGCGTCGGACGCATCATCCTTCATGACGGGCCAGGTCCTGGTAGCCGACGGAGGGACATCCCTTTAA
- a CDS encoding DUF2007 domain-containing protein → MSSFEGEKWDVVFVANGMAEANIIVGRLETEGIPTRLEYEAVGALYGLTLDGLGQVRVTVPSQDAPRALDVLSRTYENGDLDWQEK, encoded by the coding sequence ATGAGTTCCTTTGAAGGGGAAAAGTGGGACGTCGTCTTCGTCGCCAACGGCATGGCCGAGGCGAATATCATCGTAGGCAGGCTTGAAACGGAAGGGATTCCCACGCGGCTCGAGTATGAAGCGGTGGGGGCTCTGTACGGTCTCACGCTGGACGGCCTCGGCCAGGTGAGAGTGACCGTTCCTTCGCAGGACGCTCCCCGGGCATTGGATGTCCTCTCCAGGACCTATGAGAACGGGGACCTGGACTGGCAGGAGAAATAA
- a CDS encoding thiolase family protein — protein MKECVIVDGVRTANVRAHPKKGWFRNLRPEVPLKAAYTALFARNPQVNPENIDAVFCGTANQAGMQNDIARLGWLAGGFPESIPTNGIGQQCPSGMAAAEHAARAIMCGEGEIYVVSGVEDMEKANPMFHIDFSPLLADRYNMQDLLMGSTAEKVAAQYSVSRVDQENFAFWSHRRAHEATEAGKFANEIIPVEGHDDEGNTIIVDRDQWVRPDISMDQMAAMKPAYREDGVVTAATSSPITAGACAMLLMSREKADELGMKYHLAYAGGVMAGCDPTVMGMGPLYAARKLLAWKGMTINDIDVWELNEAFGSQSLAVLRELGLGENAPFENVNVWGGALALGHPLGQSGARIIITLNNIMQNDYPDATYGVAMLCGGFGNANASLWKNVKK, from the coding sequence ATGAAGGAATGCGTTATCGTCGATGGAGTCAGGACCGCAAACGTGCGGGCACATCCCAAGAAGGGCTGGTTCAGGAACCTTCGTCCCGAGGTACCCCTGAAGGCAGCGTACACGGCCCTGTTCGCGCGTAATCCTCAGGTCAACCCGGAAAACATAGACGCCGTATTCTGCGGTACTGCAAACCAGGCAGGTATGCAGAACGACATCGCCCGACTCGGCTGGCTCGCGGGAGGATTTCCGGAATCGATCCCGACGAACGGCATCGGCCAGCAGTGTCCCTCAGGCATGGCGGCGGCCGAGCATGCGGCACGGGCGATCATGTGCGGTGAGGGAGAGATCTATGTCGTATCAGGCGTCGAGGACATGGAAAAGGCTAATCCCATGTTCCATATCGACTTTTCACCACTCCTAGCCGACCGGTACAACATGCAGGACCTTCTGATGGGTTCCACGGCGGAAAAGGTAGCTGCTCAGTACAGCGTATCACGTGTCGATCAGGAAAATTTCGCCTTCTGGAGTCACCGGCGTGCCCATGAAGCCACAGAGGCGGGGAAATTCGCCAACGAGATCATTCCCGTAGAGGGCCACGATGATGAGGGCAATACCATCATCGTTGACCGGGACCAGTGGGTAAGGCCCGATATCTCCATGGACCAGATGGCAGCCATGAAACCGGCATACCGGGAAGACGGCGTCGTCACGGCAGCCACATCATCTCCCATTACTGCAGGTGCCTGCGCCATGCTGCTCATGAGCCGCGAAAAGGCGGACGAACTCGGCATGAAGTATCACCTCGCCTATGCCGGCGGTGTCATGGCCGGATGCGACCCGACCGTCATGGGCATGGGTCCTCTTTACGCCGCCCGGAAACTCCTCGCATGGAAAGGAATGACCATAAACGACATCGATGTGTGGGAGCTGAACGAGGCCTTCGGCAGCCAGTCCCTGGCCGTCCTACGCGAACTGGGACTGGGTGAGAACGCACCCTTCGAAAACGTGAACGTCTGGGGCGGAGCGCTGGCACTCGGTCATCCCCTCGGCCAGTCCGGCGCCCGGATCATCATTACCCTGAACAATATAATGCAGAACGATTACCCAGACGCGACGTACGGGGTCGCCATGCTCTGCGGCGGTTTCGGGAACGCGAACGCGTCGTTGTGGAAAAATGTGAAAAAATGA